The Ptychodera flava strain L36383 chromosome 16, AS_Pfla_20210202, whole genome shotgun sequence region ATGTAGGTCTCAAAACACTccttggtaaaaaatcttcacaTGCCACAATTTACAATAATCCAATTTACATGCTCGATGTCTACCTCTGTGTATTTGGTTTTGATTTTCCGCtttctgatattttttcatgtctaaTGCCAGCCTTTGAACTTTGGTTGTTGAGTTTCTTAAACCTaagtaattgtaatttttgaaaaacttttcaatattttgttctctttCAGCACACTTTTCTGGTATACTTCCTACAGCACATTGCTAAATATAGTATTCTATTTGTATAGACAGTGCATTGATGTGGAAGGTTAACCGCTGTGTATGATAATTGAAGTCGTGTCTAAAACAAAGACTTATTGTCAGCAAAAAGCCTGCATATAATGATTATGCTTGTTGTGTGTACAggctgaatactgggtattttcACATGCTGATTGGAGTAGATcaagaaactgttgttgatGCAGtgaacaaaaactctgaaaaatttttgaaatcttGCAGTTACTTAGGCTTTGACCAGTGAGTTTCCAAGCATCAACAATTTAAGCCCAGCCTTCAATCTAGCAGGAAGTCTGATGGGCATCTTTCGACATCACACATTTCCAAAATATTCTCAACAACCATTCTTCAAAGACTGATATTTTGTTAAAGGTCATGTTTTGTGGACGCATGCTACAATACCAcaagtttgttttctttttctgtgtttgtgcatggtgcatttctaattctagaTTTTGATTCTAAAAAACTTGTgctcataaaattgcatttcaTACTCTTCCCTAGTAATTATATAGCTGGAATAGAATTTTAAATCGTAGGACATCCGGTGGTGAACAGAAAAGTGGATTAATAGCCTCTCTATCTTGTTTTCAAACTGAACTTTGACATGATCTATAAGACGGTAACCATGATATTTGTGACAAGTTACCCTTTGCCAGACAATATTAAGTtatcaatgtatttcatgtaaTGGTATTCTCGTTCAAAATTATTCAAGTAAAtcatgttgtttttgtcaccaaAAATCTGCAACATCTGAAAATCTGCAATCATATCAGCAGTGCGTGCAACTTCACAAGAACAGTAGGAAGGTTTATCAATCCAGAATGTATTGAAAACACCCAGAAAAGCACCAGTATTGCACTCCTGAACTGGCTGTTACAGACTTGAATACATCTGTTTACATCAGCAATAAAGTTTTGCTTCAAAGTAACATGAACAGGTCATGTAGTCATCTCAAGGAAAATTTCCCATGGTGCTTTGCAGGAGGTGTGACAACTGTAGTGTATTGATACAAGGGGTACCTTATTCTTGAAAAGTCATATACAAAATTGTCGACAGATAAACACGGATGTCCAGAAGTTATGTATCTGACATTCAGATTCACCTGAAAATCTCACACACCATGGAAACAAGTCATAATCTGAAGAAgggcaaaatttacatttaccaTATGTTTCCATTTTCATCCCTTGGATAGGAggaaaattactttaaaatctGAAGTCTCAAAATGCTATTTTATAGGCGATCTGTATAGTAAACATCTTGTTCAGTACCCAGCATTTTCTTGAGTCTGCTTTCAGTGTTTCATATGTCCATCGTCTGGCCTTTTCAATCTGTGCCGCTTATTATTACAAATCATACAATATCTTTCTGTTGCTCTGCAATGAAATGCTACGGGCCACATTTTGGCATCTGTAGCAACAGCTCTGCAACGTGATTGTTGTATCAGAAGTTATTTGTAAGTTGAGTgacaggtgtgtgtgtgtgtgctgatCCTAGAAAAGGGTTCTTATTCATCAGATATACTTGTATTTATAAACATATCAAATCTTTGTCAATGTACAAGACAGAATTCCACTATCTCATTCTTacaattttacaacattttggTCCTTTCTTTGATATGGTGACCATTGGCTTTTCCCCCTTTCTTGACCTCTCACTATTTGGATGTCACTTTAGAGTCACGCACATCATGTACGTCTATCTACCCTGGGCTGCCTCTCCTGTATCCTCTGTAAGCCTAAGCATTCTCCAAACCTGGAGTTAAACATCAAACGGTTGTTGCACATCTTTAAGTAATATAAGTAGCTCAGAGCATAGCTACAGTGTAGTGATGTATGTAATACAGTCAGGCTTTTGTCAGAACCAGTAAACAAATCGCAATGTTGTAAAATTTCCAGTGTGCGATAATTCTGtgctttgtaaaatattgacatATGTTAGCTTCAGCCATAACTGTCTTAACAGTCACAGTAGCAGGGACTCAGTCGCAGTCACCaataaaagtgataattattCCAAGACATGACAAATGTACCTATCTTGTTCAAACACACACaatttcacttcaaaatattccattcaTTTGAAAGGTACCACTCAGGCATATACCATGTAACATTGTAAAGTGTACATTGAACGCATGTACCAGTGACTGTAGAAAGAGATGTAGTGACAAATCCTGGTTAGAGAAGTTACGTCACATTAGCAGTGAGCACACACTGTATGTGCTGTAGAAAATCTGGCAACTCTGCAGAATACGGGACCCTCACTATTAGCACTGGTTTAATCCTGCACTCTGGTGTCCTAATGAGTGTTATTCCACTCATTGATTATGAAAGGCTACCAGAGACATTGATATTTGCAATGATAAGAATGAGAAGTGGGCAAGTATTTTGCAGGTTTGCCAGAAATCCTTTACTTGTATGGCATATGCATATTTTGGTGATGTTATACTAGGTTGTGCCATGATCCCCCATCCCTGGTCAGTTGGTGTGGTTGTGTAATGTTTTCAGTTAATAACAAAAAGCATGCCTGCACCTGTTGTCTTGCCTGACTTTCCATATTATTCTGTCTGTTTTTCAGTTACCTTTTCCCCCATTCCATCAATACCTGTACGCAAAATATTTGTTAACtactatttttattattttatgtaATAATTTTCACTATTCATCATTATATCTTACTTAGagaatgtttgttttacaaCAGATATTTTGGAATGACCTGTTCTCCATCTACAGCTACAGTATACATATAATAGTTTTTAGCGGGGAAAAACACCATACTGTGATTCATGTTGTTGTATTATTAACAAATATTATTTGGACTTTGTTTGCAGACATCACACCAACAGACTCATCAGAAGATTTTACAATGGAACAAAATTATTCAGGACCTAATgaagaacaagaaaatgatagagaCGCCGTTAATGTATACGTCGGGTTGAAAGGCGTCAaagataaatttgaacatggagAAGTCAACAGTGTAGTTACTCAAGAATATAAACAAGAAGAACAAATCGGTGAAGAATCGGGTCAAGTCGCCGAAAATGAACCAATTCTTCGTACCGATGTTGTCAGGGCTACTGAAGAAAAAGAGGAGCCCAGATCATTATATGCCGGTCTGAAATCTGCCAGAGAGAGATTTGAATTAGGATCTCCAGAAAGCAATGAAGTATCCAAGTCTTATGATTATCAAGTTGAAGTTAAACAGCTAGCGATGCATACTAATCACGAAGAAGAAGCCACCACAGAACAATTTGCAGAAAATGAACCAGAAGTACGACATGATGTAGTGCGCGAGTCGGACGAACCAATATCTGCCCCCGTGCCAACCTTTGGTGGGCTGAAGTCACTGAAGGACCGATTTGAAAAAGGAATGGTGAAGGAAGTCGAGACGAAACCAAAACAGATTGTGATTCCCCGATATGAGAAGGAAGAAGATGATGGCGGGGATGAAGTTGATGACAACGAGGAGGAGAGGAGGAAGGAGATGGTTGAACAAAAGAGACCCAAGTTGACCTACGGGGGAGCAAAGTCACTGACTGCCAAGTGGGAAAGTGGTCAGGTGCATAATGTAGAGGTGAAAGAGAAAACCAAAGTGGAAATACCTGCAAGATCTGAAGACGAAGAAGAGAGGGATACCAGTGGAGTCAGCGAAAACAACCCTACTCCCAGGGATGATGTTGTACGGGAGTCTGATTACAGAGAGGAAGTTTTCACGACCAGCGCCAAAAAGCTGAGAAATATGTGGGAGAAAGGTGAGGTGAAAACTGCTGAAAAGACTGTGAAAAAGATTGAGATACCAGTCAGGTCTCTCGAAGATCACGATGACGAAAACGACAACCCCCAGGTGTCAGAAAATCAACCTGTGCGACGAGACGACGTAGTCAGAGAGGATGACGACGATCAAGAAAACAGGATAGTATTTGCCAGCGCAAGATCTTTGAGGGATCGTTGGGAGAAGGGAGAGGTTGAGACCGCTGCtagaattgaaaaacaaaaagttgAAATTCCTGCCAGGAGCGGAGATGAGGACGAGGAAGATACGAGTGGCCATGTTTCCGAGAATGAACCAGTGCAACGGGATGACGTGGTCAGAGAATCAGATGTGTACAATGGGGACATTTTCAGTAGTAGTGCCAGAAGCATAAGAGATAAATGGGAGAAGGGAGAGGTTGAAACTGTCGCcagaattgaaaaacaaaaagttgAAATTCCCGCCAGGAGTGGGGATGAAGAAGAAGACGAGAGTGGACATGTGTCTGAGAATGAACCAGTACAACGAGATGACGTCGTCAGAGAGTCTGACTCATTTGATAGTGACATTTTCAGTAGTAGCGCCCGCAATCTAAGAGATAAATGGGAAAAGGGAGAGGTTGAAACTGCCGCTGTCATCAAGAAGGAAAAGGTAGATGTGCCTCGAAGTCAGAGCGGCGAGTCCGATGAATTCAGGGACAGACAAGTTTATGAAAATGAGCCAGAACAACGGGAAGATGTGGTCAGAGAATCGGATCGTTACGAAGCCAGCACGTTTTCAACGAGTGCCAGAACGCTAAAAGACCAATGGGAAACTGGAAATGTGAGTCATGCAGAGTTCAAGTCTGAGAAAGTGGAAACAAGTCCCAAGTCTCTTGaagattttgaagggtatgAAGCGAGATATTCAAGTGAAAACGAGCCAGAAACAAGATCGGATGCGGTGCGGGAGACGGACACAACAGAAGATATCAAATTGTCAGTTAGTGCGAGTGCCATGAAGAGCAAGTGGGAGGTTGGTGACGTCGCTCACGCTGAATTCAAATCAGAAAAGGTAGAGCTCACACCAAAATCATTTATACATGGTGATTATGATGAAGGTGACCAGGAGAACACTCGTGGAGAAAATGCTAGCGATCTAGCAGCAGAGCTGTTTGCCAGTGAAGACAAAGAAAGTGACTCCCCGCAATCACCAGAGTTCAATGTCAGTAAAGACGCCGATGACTTTGAGAATTTCTATCAGAACACTTCATATCATCGCAAATCGGACACTGAGGACAGCTCCCCTGTGTATGAAAATGTTGAGAAGGAGACCCTcttgtatgaaaatattgatgttgGCAAATCTTCACCTGAAGATGAATCTGCATCTGATCAGAAGTCTGGTTCACCAGATAAGTTGATTGATTGGTCCACTGATGACTTTGGTGAGAAACAGCATCAGATTGAGGATGATGAGGATAACTTTGCAGTGAGACACAACCACACAGTACCAACTGAAAATTTACTGGTAAGTTAAGTGCTTGAATATATTTGTATGAACTTGAGAGGTGTGTCCGATGTTGCCAAGTTCGCCATGATCAGAATAATGCTGTGTATTGTCCTCTGACCAGCATTGTGAGGTGAAactctgtaaatttaaataaaaaaaactgaagACTGTTTTTCGTAGAAAATGTTCTGCAAGTAGCATTTTGTTCAGCCACTGTTCTGGTGTTTGACTCTAGAACaaactctgaaaaaatatatttttcaaaaaagagAGATATTCCCTTACTTTCAAATCACCATGATCGTCACCTGTCCTAAAATTATTTATGATATCACACTATCATTTCAAATGTATTGGTTCTCTTCAAGCCAAGCCTTTCTTTTTGTCCTACTCCCAaaagaaaatgtaaacatgTATAATGTAGCTTGCAAACACAGCATCTACACATGAAAATGCCGtgctattgtttacatttgaattctagcgCGGACAAGAATTCtctcgtcaacaataacaatgtagtttacatatgtacaggctgagttgacaagctgtatactgtgtatctcaacatgctttgttggggagcagaacaagaaactatagttGACATTACATAGTAGTGAAGAAAATGATCAAATGTTacagttactggccctttacAATAATCAGaagttattgtttatttgtttcgtCACAACACTGACAGTGTCATCGTTGCTTTTGCTGTTGCAGTGGATTGTTTAGTCTTGCCTTTTCTTGTTGCTGTTGAACATTCTACACTTTTCCAAGAAGTAGTCAATTGTACAACTGCACTTCACGATTCTAATGCACTAACCCTTTGATTGTGTGGTCTCTTCTCCAGGACTTTTAATACAGCAATGGAACACTGCGCACAAGAATTGTACTTAAAGAAACGACTAAGGACAGCGTACATTATCTAAATGGTTACTATGACACAAATCCTGAACAGCGTACATTATCTAAATGGTTACTATGACATAAATCCTGAAGAAACATCTGAAAGTCTGTGATCTGTGAATATCTTTCAAGAACATTGACTTTACAAACACTAAGATGGTGACTTCTGCATTCAATACTGTTCTTCGTTGACAACATAACAATGAACTTTTCATTTTGACTTGCTTGAGGACACTTTACCTTTGTATATAGCATACCCGTACTCTGAAGACATATATGTTTGAAAAGTGCTTTTTTTGTGGCTTACATTAGAATTTGACCATTTTGTCTGCTTGCTGATGAAACATGACTTTCAAGTTTAACTCGGTGCTTGCTGTTTGTATCTGGACTCTTTATGTACCCAACCATATGGATCCTGTTGAGATTTTGGTGGAAGACATCATCTTGTGCTGTGACAAAGTTACAGTCGTTCAAAGATtatattgataatttttgtttcaCCATTAATCATCCATTTTTAAGTAATGTGCATGCTAAAACAATGAACTTGCTGTCACCTGATCGCAATGTGTCTGTCAGGCCATGTTAAGTGGGGATAATTCAGTGATATGATATCATAATACAATTCATGTAAGAAAGTCTCAAAGACATTATGAATGTAAATGTGAGAGTGAGCTAGCTTTGCAAAAACATTTGAGAACTCAATATGTAAGTGTGATGATCTGTATAAATAACTGCCTTCATGTTTATATGTAACCAAAATGACCAAAACGGCACATGACAAGCTCCTTTAACCCTGTCATGCCCACATTTTGGAATGGTCCAAGTGTTTTCAATTGGCACAGTCAGACCACTGAAAGCAGATGCAGGGTGAAGGGTTTCTAGCTAAAACTGGTTCATGTATCAACGAGCTATGCTCTCAGCTTTTCGGAGTTATTGCATATTTACTGAACGAAAGGTTACAAGTTCATAGGCCGTACATGGCACAGGAGAGACACCAAAGTATTTGTTATATTTGTCTGGTTAAAAAGTAGTTTTCAGTAGTGAAATTCAATTTATCAGTGCATTTTGTAAAGTGTAGCTAGTGTAGAAGATATGCATGCATGCCTGATATGATGAAGGTTAGGGAGTACACAAGGAACTCTTCCATCAAAGATGAAGAAATGAAATGGAAAGGCAGGTGAAATGGTTGGATGTTATAGTCAGTGTGTTTCAATGTCTGTATCTTTGTCTTTTTCAATATCGTATTCAAGGTCATTTATGTCGAATTCTTTATCAGAGCCGGTCAACAATTGTTTCATGAAATcttattcttttctgattgtaAGACAAAGAAGTATTTTTCAGTGAGCGTAGTTATTATAAATTGCTACTATTAACTGTTATCTTTGAAAATGGGGGTGTTAACTTGAAACATGGAACTCTAATGAGAAATATTTTGGGGGAAAATTTATACGAAGTTTGTCATTTTGGGATCATATTTGCTATGTTTTGTTTAAACTCTTTTATGCTGTATACTatggtttttcgttttttttctttaagtTCAAGATACTTCAGCCTTACTCATTGTACATTGTTATGTATATTTGtccttatgaatattaatggcCTTGGGTTGTTTGAAGATATCTATCCCTCACACACTAACTCACTAGTTCACgacaatttatgcaaattgcataGCAAGTGTGAGATGTTTTCCTCAGTAACTGCCTAGCAACTGTTACCATGCCAATTACATCAGTATGAGACCTAGGGCAAGACCTGCATTAACAATCGGTTGTTTGCCAGGTCTGCTTACAGAAAATTTGAATTACCTTCATATATCAGAGGTTCAGGACTGAAAGTTCATGATTTTGAGGAAGTCCACGTCAAATTTGAAACTTCTGTTTCTGTCTAAATTCCTGCTGAAGGAAAATTTTGGTAGCTTACACAGAACAAGCATTGCAGAATATTAAGAGATTTTCATCATCACCATTTTGTTAAAGTCACGTAATATAAAGGTAATCTTGCAAGTCTTACCAATTTGCAGAAGGCCATATCACATGTGCATGCTGTTAGTTTTGAACATCCGGTTTACTTCAAAGTCATTGGTGCTACTCTCTTGATACTTGTTGGACCAATCGTAGACCCTGAACTCGGGTCTGTTGACCAATCAGGAAATTTATGGGTAATGAGTGACAGGCCATGGTTCAGACTGGTCTTTGTACAATGAGAAAGGGGGACATTATCTGAAgaatgtaaaaaaatttgttaTATTTGGTTTCAGttgaggcaatttttctcagaatttAGGTATATTTTTTGTTACACATTAAAAACACCGCAATTGTTTTGTCAATTTACatcactttcattttcaaaagtaaGTCACTTTTGAAACTTCAATAAACTGCTGTAGTGTAAACAAAGGAGGGTTATCACACTGATTGAACAtgtttttttgtcatttaaaaTAAACTATGTTTAAGAAAGTTAAAAGAAATATGAAGATTTACATGCACATACAAGTACATTAATGCATTTACTTAGAGTAATATTTTATCTAGATAGCCATAGAGGGGAAAAAAGAGACTTGTAAATGCATTGATCATTCCTACTTTGCATGGTTTAAGGACAAAGAATTAATAAAGTAATCAACATTCTAATGATTTTTATGGAAGATTTTTCAAACTTGCCAGCAGGTAGTTAGACTTAAAATATTGGCGTTGCATTTAATcatgaaattacgatttttagTTCATATGCAGGATTCAAGCAGCCACCGTAACTATTTTCTAATGTAGAATTTTCATACTCTTTTTTCCTAGTTTCTTTTCTACTTCCTCTATCATTTAATCTAATGTAATTTTACTTTGGCCACACACTACTATGCAAgagaaaatatttggaaaaaaccCAGAAAATTGTATTTGCTGGTATTATTCAACATATTTTGCAATAAGTTGACAATACACTACCCCAGTGTAGTTCCCAACCCCCTCTTCATGGTACACAGTGTATTTTCTAAAGCCcgtgaaatatcaaaatagtCCCCCATATCTTATATCCTAGGGATCTATCTTTGGGATCAGGTTTTTTCCATGGTAGAAGATCAACTTTTCTTGGAGACTTTGTCAtactattcatatgcaaattaaaagctGTATTTTTGTAGTGTGTTTGATTTCATATAGTGCCGACTTAATTGTATCTTGATATATCATCATTACTggcaaaaaacaaataaaacgcTCATCATTGCTATACCACTATTGTCACTTCTCTTTATCCTACATTGGCATCATGGTAGCTTCACGTAAGGGTTTACATTTGTAAGGGGATGGTTGCTGTAAAGATGGACAATgttttcaccattttgttttgaacgtCAATCGCAaggtcttgttctactcccaaaagcatgttgaatcACAAACTATTTATCTAGTCCGCACAGCATCTGTATGGTAGGATGTGctgttgtttacatttcaattctagtccggaccagaaacTCACGTGTCAACGATAACAATGTACTGGCAAAGTTGATAaggggaacaccatttgatttcttggggggggggtatggaggattttgagaaaaaaaaaattgtcgccaggtgagttagaagaaaaaaaaattgatcctgccatggcctgagaaaaaaaaaattgtcataacagacagaagtgaaaaaaaaattgtcacaatgcaccaaattagcaaaatttggaaaccctattctcatgtattctttgccggcgcgccgccataggcggcgcaaatgtttttaccacaagcaattcttatgtttttcccagcacttatgatataagcatgcactacataggtctacttacacctcagtgcactcaatgttttccttcccttttctgacccaagaaatcatatttcaggattcgTTGCATATTgcatggcataggcactatctaaaggggactttttgacttctgtaaattgtgaaaattttaaaacacaagacaggagtcaataaactagtgttaaaatcaatatattattctctcaatataaatatattaggaagatgtacaagttgacaatgaaaaattgaggaacaacaaatgtaatgaaatacaagggagagggtcactaaaaaaattgaaaacttcagggggcgttactcaaaatgtggagaggaagaagggggacagggttactcaatttttttggcgaaataaattgaaacacatctcagattgcaccattgcacacatccatttctcaaaattttcaatgcgaagagggggcaccccctctcgtgctctccccccttgggtcttctaacagttttactggtaaaagacaaatttaaaatacctatcggattgcactacactgcaccgtggcgcacatcaatttctcaaaattttcacaggatctaggacaaaactgaactgttgtgaattcatcctttattatcacagaaacatgttttaatttacctcagttcaatgaccattttgacagttaaacataccatattcatgcttttcattagaagctggcagctggagaaatgacacaagaaggtcacagattttccgttcctgtatatttatttatcttcagtctctggcaaacagaactgtttttcacaaattgtattgtcattgtttggttgttgaatattgtgacacaaacactgatcatgcaaaaaattaaaaaatatcagtgttcaatgtcattttcaaacaattttaccgagtgcaaaataaattgaaacaactctcagattgcaccattagacacatcaatttctcaaaatgttctATACAAGAGCGGGAACCctcctctcgtgctctcccccttgggggtTCTAaatagtttcacttagtaaacaaattaaaaaaactctcagattgcaccagactgcaccattgcacacatcaatatcttaaaaattccatgcaagataggggaaagcccctgtgacacttccccctaagcctctctcatgttctcccctgtactttcaaattctgccccgtcagatatcctagtgaaaaccctgtcataatacccatccaaattaaacaatatactatatggttagatactgcgtgatcttttatatttttattttattgtgactttgaatttcattttgatgtgttcaccttttttgaaccatcatgagataactgatgatagtctagcagggtacatcaggatttgaaaggtctttactgttgctgtaattcaaacatgtattggtatttaacttttctaagtggggaatggtcaaaatttcagagttagagagggaggttacttaaattcatcatggttggtgaaggggggagggtcactcgaaatttcggagtttcaggccgtcaataatgacggctcccttatatacaacacttacaaacttgatgaccaataaaaaaaaatttgcactgctactccatttgaaaaaaaaaattgatgcaggtctgacagtagaaaaaaaaattgctgtcactctgacaggaaaaaaaaatttgctcccataccctcttcctccataccccccaccccccccaaaatcaaatggttctcccctaagctTAACAGTGTGTATCTTAACGTACTTTGGGACTAGAACTATGGTTGACGTTGAAAACAAATATGGTGAAAGAATCATCAACTTTAAGTAACAGCTAATGGCCCTTTTAAGCAAATCCAATTTCTTGACACATGCCCAGCCTCTCATTGACATACAATGTATTCAGAATGTTGATTTATTGATCAGGAAGTTACCTTTGAAACTTCCAATGTTTATTTGTAACTCACCATGATTTGCTGGCTCCACAGCCATGTCAATGTAAACCGTAGATGCCGCCAAGTGGAAGCTCAACTGTCAATGCCAAATACACAATGCACCATTGTCCAACACAGTCACATGGGACAAATCTTGCCACTTATACCAGGACATCTTGTAAGCACTCAAGATGGTGCCTCAAGTGAAATATTTCTAGAGGAAATAGACGGCACCTAGTCGGCAAACTCACTTGTAGAATCAGGACTGGTTTAGCCAGACATAATATCACCTGTGCAGTAAACGCAGCTGACACAAGGGACACAGCTCAACCAATTTCTGACAGGTATTCCTGACGCCATCCTTTCACGTTAAACTGTGATGCAAATATCACTTACTATTTGATTTTGGTGAATTGCTGAAAATCTTGCAACCTGACATGAAGTCTTCACATACTTGCTTGAACATATGATCCAAAACTTGTAATGATTACCTTTCAGGACTCTGCAAGCAATTTCACTCTCCTAATGCTCCTAATATTGTTTATTATCAATTCCGAGCAAAGAATGGTTCATTGTATATTTCAGGGTCAATATTCTGATTACACCTCTTTTCATGTcatttgttatgtaaacatGCTCTTCTGTTACCGTTGCAAAATAAATACACAGTGCATAGTTCCTGGTGTGGTACACTAGAATAGGGAGATCTTCTGGGTTAAGTGAAACAGCATCATCACACAAACTTGCTGACTgtttataatgaaaattttattcataaaatggtatagcctagaatcctattcgtccgcttCCCTCcatacctccgacccactcccgaGTGGGaatgggtcggaggtacggaggcaagcggacgaataggattctaggctaaaAATGGTACGACTACTGTACAACCAaaggtgaaaaaaaaactgtcaatAGCCATTAGATAACTGTCAACAGAAAAACAATATATCTTGTTCTTCTAGGTTAGGTGTGAAAAAAAGTGAAAGTCAAAAATTCACATCTTTGATATTTCTTTGATATATCAGGGACTTTATTGAAATGGT contains the following coding sequences:
- the LOC139114653 gene encoding uncharacterized abhydrolase domain-containing protein DDB_G0269086-like isoform X6; the protein is MNCHHCGKRVYEMEKLVADKLIFHKPCFRCTECKMTLRVGSYSAINGKIYCKPHFTQLFKLKGNYKDGFESKGSAAKPAKMDKVLKTNHFSSMDITPTDSSEDFTMEQNYSGPNEEQENDRDAVNVYVGLKGVKDKFEHGEVNSVVTQEYKQEEQIGEESGQVAENEPILRTDVVRATEEKEEPRSLYAGLKSARERFELGSPESNEVSKSYDYQVEVKQLAMHTNHEEEATTEQFAENEPEVRHDVVRESDEPISAPVPTFGGLKSLKDRFEKGMVKEVETKPKQIVIPRYEKEEDDGGDEVDDNEEERRKEMVEQKRPKLTYGGAKSLTAKWESGQVHNVEVKEKTKVEIPARSEDEEERDTSGVSENNPTPRDDVVRESDYREEVFTTSAKKLRNMWEKGEVKTAEKTVKKIEIPVRSLEDHDDENDNPQVSENQPVRRDDVVREDDDDQENRIVFASARSLRDRWEKGEVETAARIEKQKVEIPARSGDEDEEDTSGHVSENEPVQRDDVVRESDVYNGDIFSSSARSIRDKWEKGEVETVARIEKQKVEIPARSGDEEEDESGHVSENEPVQRDDVVRESDSFDSDIFSSSARNLRDKWEKGEVETAAVIKKEKVDVPRSQSGESDEFRDRQVYENEPEQREDVVRESDRYEASTFSTSARTLKDQWETGNVSHAEFKSEKVETSPKSLEDFEGYEARYSSENEPETRSDAVRETDTTEDIKLSVSASAMKSKWEVGDVAHAEFKSEKVELTPKSFIHGDYDEGDQENTRGENASDLAAELFASEDKESDSPQSPEFNVSKDADDFENFYQNTSYHRKSDTEDSSPVYENVEKETLLYENIDVGKSSPEDESASDQKSGSPDKLIDWSTDDFGEKQHQIEDDEDNFAVRHNHTVPTENLLDF
- the LOC139114653 gene encoding uncharacterized abhydrolase domain-containing protein DDB_G0269086-like isoform X5; protein product: MLLAQSQSATPFLWMVEVFLCSRVSAVLAVVTYSPRDSASTKKLSESKFAKFEQGEAGKTSAAGKPSKRLDTGRFAKFSQSDSTGEAKSKPILPNYSRRDGSKRTLSVDKVQASNTMNCHHCGKRVYEMEKLVADKLIFHKPCFRCTECKMTLRVGSYSAINGKIYCKPHFTQLFKLKGNYKDGFESKGSAAKPAKMDKDITPTDSSEDFTMEQNYSGPNEEQENDRDAVNVYVGLKGVKDKFEHGEVNSVVTQEYKQEEQIGEESGQVAENEPILRTDVVRATEEKEEPRSLYAGLKSARERFELGSPESNEVSKSYDYQVEVKQLAMHTNHEEEATTEQFAENEPEVRHDVVRESDEPISAPVPTFGGLKSLKDRFEKGMVKEVETKPKQIVIPRYEKEEDDGGDEVDDNEEERRKEMVEQKRPKLTYGGAKSLTAKWESGQVHNVEVKEKTKVEIPARSEDEEERDTSGVSENNPTPRDDVVRESDYREEVFTTSAKKLRNMWEKGEVKTAEKTVKKIEIPVRSLEDHDDENDNPQVSENQPVRRDDVVREDDDDQENRIVFASARSLRDRWEKGEVETAARIEKQKVEIPARSGDEDEEDTSGHVSENEPVQRDDVVRESDVYNGDIFSSSARSIRDKWEKGEVETVARIEKQKVEIPARSGDEEEDESGHVSENEPVQRDDVVRESDSFDSDIFSSSARNLRDKWEKGEVETAAVIKKEKVDVPRSQSGESDEFRDRQVYENEPEQREDVVRESDRYEASTFSTSARTLKDQWETGNVSHAEFKSEKVETSPKSLEDFEGYEARYSSENEPETRSDAVRETDTTEDIKLSVSASAMKSKWEVGDVAHAEFKSEKVELTPKSFIHGDYDEGDQENTRGENASDLAAELFASEDKESDSPQSPEFNVSKDADDFENFYQNTSYHRKSDTEDSSPVYENVEKETLLYENIDVGKSSPEDESASDQKSGSPDKLIDWSTDDFGEKQHQIEDDEDNFAVRHNHTVPTENLLDF